Genomic window (Persephonella sp.):
CCGGAGGGGAGAAAGCTGTTATCGGGGTAAATATACTGTATGCCATAACGGATTTTGGAAGGGTTGTAAGGGATTCTATAGAAGCAGGTGCCAACATAATAATAGTAGGAGCAGGACTTCCACTAACACTTCCTAAATATGCCCCAGAAGAAGATATCGCCCTTGTTCCGATAGTATCCTCAGCAAGAGCATTAAGGGTAATATGCAAACACTGGAAGAAAAAATACAACAGGCTTCCTGATGCTGTTGTCGTTGAAGGACCAAAATCAGGTGGTCATCAGGGAATACCATATGAAGACTGTTTCAAACCTGAATTTCAGCTTGAGAACCTTGTTCCTGAAGTAATAAAAGAAAGGGATAAATGGGGAGATTTTCCTGTTATAGCAGCGGGGGGAATATGGGATAAAAAAGATATTGAGTTTTATCTCAGCCTCGGAGCAGCCGGCGTCCAGATGGGAACAAGGTTTGTCGGGACTTATGAATGTGATGCCTCAGATGAGTTTAAAAAGGTTATTATCAACTCAAAAAAAGAGGACATAGTCCTTCTTAAATCTCCTGTTGGTTATCCTGCAAGGGGAATAGTAACACAGCTAATCAAGGATATTGAGGAAGGCAAAGCTCCAGAGGTTAAATGTGTATCAAACTGTGTTGTGCCATGCAATCACGGTGAGGAAGCAAAAAAGGTAGGTTACTGTATAGCTGACAGACTGGGCGATGCTTATCTTGGGAGAAGGGAAACAGGTCTTTTCTTCAGCGGTTCAAACGGATACAGGATTAAAAGGCTTGTTCATGTTAAGGATCTGATTAGGGAACTTGTTGAAGGGGTGCCTTCAGGACAGGACAGACCTGAAGAATGATTATTTTTTGCCTTTAACGGCCTGCCTGTAATACTCTACAAGTTTTTCTTTTATCTGTCTGTGGAACTCAAGGGGATCCGTCTGGGTCATTATCTTGATGGCGTCATCTATGTTATCAATTGTGTATATATAAAACTTCCCATCTTCAACAGCTTGCAAAACCTCATCATCAAGTATGATATTGTCAAAATTCCTTGATGGAACAATAACCCCCTGATCTCCGGTAAGACCTTTTATTTTGCAAATGTTGTAAAAACCCTCTATCTTCTCCTTTATACCCCCAACAGGCTGGATATTTCCAAGCTGGTCTATTGATCCTGTTATTGCTATATCCTGCCGCACAGGTATCTCGCCAATACTTGAAAGAACAGCCAAAAGCTCCGCTGCGGATGCACTGTCTCCCTCCACCTCGCCGTAAGACTGCTCAAAAGCTATGCTACAGGAAAGGGCAAGGGGAGTGTCTTTTCCGTATTTATGACCTACATATCCTGACAGGATCATTACCCCTTTGCTGTGAATGGGACCACTAAGCTCAACCTCCCTTTCTATATTGATTATCCCTTTTTCCCCTATGTAAGAAGCTGCTGTTATACGGCTTGGTTTTCCAAATGAAAAATCACCAAGCTCAATCACAGAAAGACCGTTTACCTGTGCTACCTTTTTCCCTTTAATATCAACGATAAACTTCCCTTCTTCAAACAGCTTCCTTATCTTTTCTTCAATCAGGTTCAGTCTGAAACGTCTATCCTTTATCACATTTTTTATCGTTTTACCGGATATTATCTCTTCAGTCGATACAGCATCAGCCTCCCTGAGTACGTCTGTTACTGTTGAAAAGATCGTATTTATCTTTTTTCTGCTTCCTGAAAGCTCAACTGAGTATCTTAAAAGCTCCGTTACCCCGTCAGCATCAACATCTTTCAAGCCTTCCTGGGATATTATGTTTTTCACAAGAACAGGAAATCTTTTGATAACATCTTCATCAACATCAACGACAGGATCAAACTCCCCTTTTACCTTAAAGAGCCTGTTAAAGTCAGGATCATAAAGGGATAAAAGCTGATACATAAGAGAATCCCCAACAAGAGTGATCGTAATGTTGAAAGGGACAGGCTCAGGGTATATACCAACATGAAATGGAAAAATCTCTTCATAAGGGTAGTGTGAAAGGTAAATCTTTTTGTGGAATATAACCCTTTTTAGATTTTCCCAAAGGAGAGGATTTTTTAGGATATCCCTTACCTTGAGAACCATATATCCTCCCCTTGCTTTAAAAAGACTTCCTGCGACTATACTCATATGATCTGCATAAAGTATTCCCATCTCAGCTTTGAATGATATATATCCAAACATACTTTTGAATGTCGGTATCTGCTCGTAAATAACCGGTGCTCCTTCCTGTTTTGAGTTATCAACAACAACATTTATTCTGAATATATCTACCTCCCTTTCTATAGCTTTCTGGAGCAGAAAATCCCCCTCAAACATCTTCCATCTGATGAATATATCTATCCTTTCAGCTATGTGCTGTTTCAGATAATCAATAAAGTTTATAACCTGTTTCAGATCCCTGTATTTTTCCTCTATTTTAAAGAAGGCATTATCTATAACATATCTGGAAACCTTTTCTTTCAGTTCTCTTATGTTTTCAAAAAGCTGATAATCAAGCTCTCTCAGTTGTCTGAGGTAATCCCTGAACTTTTCATCAAAAAGCTCAAGTTTTTTTTCAAACTCTACTTTGATCTCAGGTATTTTTAAAAACTCAGGGGATACTTTACCCTGAAATATAGGTAATAGCTGTATTCCAGAAGGTGTTATGATTGTTGCAAGACCTAATTTTTCTGCGTCTTCCTTTAGCCTTTTTAATACTTCCTGCTTTTTCTCCTCTATCTCTTTTTGTAGTTTTACCCTCTCATCTTCAAACTCTTTGCTTTCAAACTGTCTGACAACCGTTTCCTTCAGGTTCTCAATCACTCTGTTGATATCTCTGTGGAGTTTTTTACCTATACCAGCCGGAACCATGACAAATTTAGGCTTTTGAGGTTCTTCAAAATTTGCATGGTAAAAGATGTCCTCAGGAGGGTTTTTTTCAGATGCAACCTGTTTAAGCTTTATCATTGAGTATGTGATCTTTCCTATCCCCTCAGGTCCGGCAACATAGATGTTGTATCCCTCTTTTTCTGTCTTAAGTGCTATGTTGAAGGCGTTTTCAACCCTTTCCTGCTTAAAAAATACAGGTTCAGGTTTTAGATCCTTAGTTGGAACTTTTACGGAATAATCTATTTTTATTTCTTTTGCCGAGACCTCTTTTATTCCCATCTCACTGCCAGTTCTCTGTTATCTCAAAACTTTTCTCCGCTACTTCGTTCCCATTCTCGTCTTCCACAACAACCTTCCAGTTTCCGACCCATTCAGGAAGTATATTCTTTGAGCTCCATGTTCTGAATGTGTTGTATGTTATACCAAGTTCAACCCTTGCCATTTCTCTGCCCTTGTAATACCACACATGGTAAATTTTTGTAGGAACCGTGTCTGACTGTATTTTTGTCCAGCAGTAAACTTTACCAATATCTGGAGGAAACCTTTCGGATACTCCTATAGGCTCTTTATCCTGTATCGCAACAGCAAACTTCATATCAACAACCTTCACATTCTGGGCGAAACTTAGGGAAAAGATCAGAAAAAACAGAAGAAGGACCTTCCTCAACTTATTCCTCCTAATGTAGTTTTTTATTATAAACATAACATTAAGAAATTAGATTTGCACCTCTCATGGAAATTTAGGAAAATATATTTAATATATTTTCTATTATAAGGGGAGGTTTAGATGAGAAAAGTTCTACTTTCTACAGTGATAACAGGATTTTTGTTTTCTTCTTTTGGTGATTACAGCAAAAAGCCGCCTTTTGGCTTTGATCTGTTAGAAAAAACAGAAATAAGTTTAAACGGAAAAACCATAAAGGCATACAACCCAAAAAACAGCTACAGCATTTTTATAAACTATGAACTTGGAATGCACTGTGTAGGTTTTGATATGTCTTACTGCTGTGTTATTCCTCCATACAACAGCATTCAAGCTCAGGCATTCAAATGTGGAATTGATGGAAAACTCCCTCAGATGCTAACCCCAGATGACAAAATAAAACTGAGATACTACGTAAAAGACAACAGCTACAGCGAAGGAAATAAGATGAGATACTGGCAGATACCAAAAGATGTTAATCAGGACGGGGATATGAATGATCCTGGAGATAACATGGCTAATTATGTATGGACACATCTTTTTATATACAAAGATCTTGAAGGGACTATTCCTGAAAAATGGACTGAAAAAGACAGGCTTAGAATAGGACAACAGATACAGATACCTGTTGATGCAGGACCCAGCGGCAAACCTCTATCTGGAGGGTTTATGGATTTTGCCGGAAGTAAAGGGGGAAATATAGTTTTTACAGATTCAATGATCCCACAGGTTAAAAATGTTCCTCTTATACTAACAGCATCTTATGTATGGGATGCTCTTGGTCTTCCATTAACAGCATTTAACGACAGCAGGAGAAAAGGAACAATAAGAACGATAACAAATAAAGATTTCCAGCCCTATCAGGTTTCTGTTGTTGAGCTTTACAGAGAAGATGGAAGACCAATAACAGAAAACGGTAAAATCGTTTCATTTTTTGGAACAAACCCTGTTGATATTCCCAACTGTTATACATGTCATTCAGGGGAGGGAATAGCGGCAAGGCTTTCAAGGAATAAGGGTCTGACACTTTTTGATAAAGAATATAACTACTGGAAAAAAAATTACCCTGACATATCAGAGTATATGGCAAGACAGGCACAGGCATCAATAAATATTCTTGAGCTTCATGATAAAAACCACAAAACAGACTTTCTAAGGGAGTATGACCCTAATGCCCCTACAAACAGGCTTGGTTCTGTTGGAACGGTTTTCTGTGCAGACTGCCACGGGGATAACATATCTGGAAACCTGCAGTCCCCAAGACCAACAGCTACAGGTTACAAACTTAAAAAAGCAAAACCATTAACAGAAGCGATACATTCAAAACATGCCGTGGCTGTTCCCATGCCTGATAAAGCTGGTAGAACCCAGAACTGTCAAGCATGTCACCCTACACACTGGCAGGCTGAAGAGATGAATGACTTTGCCACAAATCCTTTCCAGATCATAGATGAAGAAGGAAATCCAAGATTTTCACAGTCTGACCAGAGGAAATCAGGAGGAGGTTGTTATCTCAGGAGAGATGCCCACTCAAACCCTTATGTTGAGCCTCCATTTTTCTTGAATGAGATCGGGAAGTGGTTCTTAACCAACGTAAGCAAAACAGATGAGAATGGAAAAATGATAAAAGAAATTAGGGGACTAACATGTACTAACTGCCACAATCTCCTGTCCCAGAAACTGTATAAATACGACAACCTTGAAGACCCTGTTCAGCAAAAAGGAAAAACATTAAGAAACAAAAATATAAAGCAGATAATTCAGGAGATCGCAGGTGGAGACATAAAAAAATTCAGAGATTATTACGCCGATCCTAAGATTAACCAAAAGCCAAATCCTATTTATGATTACTACGCAAAACATAGATCTGCAGTTTTGGTAAAAGCAAATAAAGATAAAGATGGAAATCTTGAGCTTCTTCCGTGGTATTCAGACAAAGGAAAAGCTGTTGAGTATGAAAAAGCATCAGCTGGAAAGGACTGGTGGCTTGCCCCTTCTGAGCCCCACTGTGCAGATTGTCACATAGCACCTTTTGTTGAAAGTGAAGGGGGGAGATATTTTCCTATAGATCAGCCAAAAAAATACTCTTTATACAGATACTCAAAGGCCCATGGAATGATCGCATGCCAGTCATGTCATGAATCTCCACACGGCCTTTATCCTGTAAGATATGAAGGAAAGGAAAGAACTGTTGATCTAACAACTCACAGACAGGCTTTACAGTTTTCACCAGACGGAAAATACACAGGACCTGTAACATGTGCGGCATGCCATACAGTAAATAAATACGGTGTTCCTGTCCAGCTTACAGGAACAGATTACGAAAATGATTACTGGGCATCTGTTGTGCTTATACATTTCATGAGGGAAGGGGATCAGAAGCTATCTATTCAGGAACTTGTAAAAAAATACCCATACAAAAAATCAAAACAGATTGTTGAAAAAGGGTGGGAGTAATCAGAAATCCTCAAGGGCAGGATTAACAGGTAATGTTCCATAACGCGCCCCTTCTACAATAACCTGCCTGCCCTTGATTTTTATTCTACCCTCAGAGATCCATTTTATCGCCTGTGGATATACCCTGTGCTCATACTGGAGAATCTTATCCGAAAGTGTCTCTTCTGTATCCTCAGGTCTTACAGGAACAACAGCCTGAATTATAACAGGACCAGCATCAAGCTCTTTGGTAACAAAATGAACAGTGCATCCTGAGAATTTTGCCCCATACTGGATTGCTTGTTTCTGGGCTTTCAGTCCTGTGAAAGCAGGGGTCAGAGAGGGGTGAATATTAATCAGTTTTCCTTCAAAAGATTCAATAAAATAATCAGACAGTATTCTCATGTATCCTGCAAGAACGACAAGATCCGGATTTTCTTTTTTTATCCTTTCAACAAGATGTCTGTCATACTCCTCTCTTGTTTCAAAAATGGAAGGATCGTGGAACTCTGAAGGAATGCCATACTCTCTTGCAACCTCAAGACCATGGGCATCTTTTTTATTTGATATGACCAGACTGATTTTACCTTCTATCTTTCCTTCCTTAAAAGCCTGAGAAATCGCTTTTAGATTTGAGCCTCTTCCTGATATTAAAACAACTAATTTCATTATTCTTCCTTTTTTCAGAAATTATAACACTTTCAAGGATTATTAAGCTTTAACACAGAGATTATAATTTTTTATTAAAAATGTATTGAAATATTTAATTGTATAAGTTCAAAAAGAAGGTGGACACCTACCGAAAGGAGTAAAAAAAGGAGGTAGGTGTCATGAAAGGAACGATCGGAACAAATACATATTTATTTTCGTTATTTCCAAAGAAAATCTCAAGCAAAATA
Coding sequences:
- the purN gene encoding phosphoribosylglycinamide formyltransferase, whose protein sequence is MKLVVLISGRGSNLKAISQAFKEGKIEGKISLVISNKKDAHGLEVAREYGIPSEFHDPSIFETREEYDRHLVERIKKENPDLVVLAGYMRILSDYFIESFEGKLINIHPSLTPAFTGLKAQKQAIQYGAKFSGCTVHFVTKELDAGPVIIQAVVPVRPEDTEETLSDKILQYEHRVYPQAIKWISEGRIKIKGRQVIVEGARYGTLPVNPALEDF
- a CDS encoding nitronate monooxygenase family protein, which codes for MSLPPLKIGKYEIQYPIIQGGMGVGISWENLAGNVSKNGGLGVVSSVGTGYRHPNYVKLKDGRPIGSKYIHSKEALQRIIKDAKEIAGGEKAVIGVNILYAITDFGRVVRDSIEAGANIIIVGAGLPLTLPKYAPEEDIALVPIVSSARALRVICKHWKKKYNRLPDAVVVEGPKSGGHQGIPYEDCFKPEFQLENLVPEVIKERDKWGDFPVIAAGGIWDKKDIEFYLSLGAAGVQMGTRFVGTYECDASDEFKKVIINSKKEDIVLLKSPVGYPARGIVTQLIKDIEEGKAPEVKCVSNCVVPCNHGEEAKKVGYCIADRLGDAYLGRRETGLFFSGSNGYRIKRLVHVKDLIRELVEGVPSGQDRPEE
- a CDS encoding DUF2914 domain-containing protein, coding for MRKVLLLFFLIFSLSFAQNVKVVDMKFAVAIQDKEPIGVSERFPPDIGKVYCWTKIQSDTVPTKIYHVWYYKGREMARVELGITYNTFRTWSSKNILPEWVGNWKVVVEDENGNEVAEKSFEITENWQ
- a CDS encoding ATP-binding protein — protein: MGIKEVSAKEIKIDYSVKVPTKDLKPEPVFFKQERVENAFNIALKTEKEGYNIYVAGPEGIGKITYSMIKLKQVASEKNPPEDIFYHANFEEPQKPKFVMVPAGIGKKLHRDINRVIENLKETVVRQFESKEFEDERVKLQKEIEEKKQEVLKRLKEDAEKLGLATIITPSGIQLLPIFQGKVSPEFLKIPEIKVEFEKKLELFDEKFRDYLRQLRELDYQLFENIRELKEKVSRYVIDNAFFKIEEKYRDLKQVINFIDYLKQHIAERIDIFIRWKMFEGDFLLQKAIEREVDIFRINVVVDNSKQEGAPVIYEQIPTFKSMFGYISFKAEMGILYADHMSIVAGSLFKARGGYMVLKVRDILKNPLLWENLKRVIFHKKIYLSHYPYEEIFPFHVGIYPEPVPFNITITLVGDSLMYQLLSLYDPDFNRLFKVKGEFDPVVDVDEDVIKRFPVLVKNIISQEGLKDVDADGVTELLRYSVELSGSRKKINTIFSTVTDVLREADAVSTEEIISGKTIKNVIKDRRFRLNLIEEKIRKLFEEGKFIVDIKGKKVAQVNGLSVIELGDFSFGKPSRITAASYIGEKGIINIEREVELSGPIHSKGVMILSGYVGHKYGKDTPLALSCSIAFEQSYGEVEGDSASAAELLAVLSSIGEIPVRQDIAITGSIDQLGNIQPVGGIKEKIEGFYNICKIKGLTGDQGVIVPSRNFDNIILDDEVLQAVEDGKFYIYTIDNIDDAIKIMTQTDPLEFHRQIKEKLVEYYRQAVKGKK